GAGAACAAATCCACAGCTATTATTACCAGGGGCAAAATCAATTATTGCGATTGCATTAGCTTATCCATCAAAACTAAAAAATGCACCGCTAAGTAAGAGAGGAGAGAGACGAGGCATTTTTTGTCGCGCGTCTTGGGGACAAGATTATCATCTTGTTTTACGAGACCGTTTGAAAAAGTTAGAGACGTATTTAATCGAAAAGCTACCTGGTATAGAAGTAAAATCAATGGTTGATACAGGAGAATTAAGTGATCGTGCTGTTTCAGAACGTGCTGGTATCGGGTGGAGTGGAAAAAACTGCTCGATTATTACTCCAGAATTTGGTTCTTATGTATATTTAGGTGAAATGATTACGAATGTCCCGTTTCCTCCTGATCAGCCTATAGAAGATCAGTGTGGAAGTTGTACAAAATGCATTGATATTTGTCCAACTGGAGCTTTAGTACAAGGGGGACAATTAAATGCAAAGAAATGTATTGCTTTTTTAACACAGACAAAAGGATTCTTGCCAGAAGAATATCGGGATAAGATAGGAAACAGAATATATGGGTGCGATACATGTCAAACTGTCTGTCCAAAGAATAAAGGGAAAGACTTCCATAATCATCCCGAAATGGAACCAGATCCAGAATTAGTTAAACCACTATTAATACCGTTATTAACAATAAGTAATCGAGAGTTTAAAGAAAAATATGGGATAATGTCTGGATCATGGCGAGGAAAGAAACCGTTGCAGCGAAATGCAATTTTAGCACTTGCTCATTTTAAAGAAACAGCAGCAGTACCACACTTAATTGATGTAATGAAAGATGATCCAAGGCCTGTTATACGAGGAACAGCGGCATGGGCTCTTGGGAAAATTGGCGGTGATGGAGTAGGTGTTGCTATTGAACGTGCAATGGAGCGTGAGAAGGATGAAGAAGTTCTTCATGAAATGAAGCGTGGACTTGAATTATTAGCACAGAAAAAAGAGTAGATAATATTCCCCTGTTTCATATTGTAATATGGGGAGGGGAGAAAATGACTGTAAAATCTTACATTGAAAAACAGATACAACAATCTTTAGCATTTATAGTTGATAAAAGGGAACATGTAGATGGAATTTCTCCAGATTTATGGAAGGTATTACAGCGGAAAAAAAACTTATTTCAAAAACGTGGTGCAAATATTATAAAAGCAACAGCAGATATTTCTTTTATTCGGCAATTAAATAGTAAAGCGTATCAAGAAGTGGATTATCAAGTACATTTGAAATATTTCATTCAACATAAAGAATTATTTTATATAGAAGAAGAACGAGTAGAGCGGCGTATACGTTTAAAAGGAGAGAGAATCGAAGAAGATTACGTTATTGAAGTGAAAGATAAACTTAGCAGTGAAGGACCAATAGAACGTGAAAGAGCAAAAGAAAAATTTGGGTTCTATCAATACAATCGTCTTGAAGCAGTTAAATATGCGGAACGTTGGTGGGATAATCGAAATCCAGTATACCGTAATTTTCCTGATAATTGTACAAATTTTGTTTCCCAATGTCTTCATGCAGGGGAAGTACCAATGACAGGATATCCTAATATTCGTAAAGGTTGGTGGCAA
The window above is part of the Bacillus cytotoxicus NVH 391-98 genome. Proteins encoded here:
- the queG gene encoding tRNA epoxyqueuosine(34) reductase QueG, whose amino-acid sequence is MDFEKLKQDVIAYSKTIGIDKIGFASASPFEELKQRLIQQQQLNYQSGFEEPDIEKRTNPQLLLPGAKSIIAIALAYPSKLKNAPLSKRGERRGIFCRASWGQDYHLVLRDRLKKLETYLIEKLPGIEVKSMVDTGELSDRAVSERAGIGWSGKNCSIITPEFGSYVYLGEMITNVPFPPDQPIEDQCGSCTKCIDICPTGALVQGGQLNAKKCIAFLTQTKGFLPEEYRDKIGNRIYGCDTCQTVCPKNKGKDFHNHPEMEPDPELVKPLLIPLLTISNREFKEKYGIMSGSWRGKKPLQRNAILALAHFKETAAVPHLIDVMKDDPRPVIRGTAAWALGKIGGDGVGVAIERAMEREKDEEVLHEMKRGLELLAQKKE
- a CDS encoding amidase domain-containing protein; the encoded protein is MTVKSYIEKQIQQSLAFIVDKREHVDGISPDLWKVLQRKKNLFQKRGANIIKATADISFIRQLNSKAYQEVDYQVHLKYFIQHKELFYIEEERVERRIRLKGERIEEDYVIEVKDKLSSEGPIERERAKEKFGFYQYNRLEAVKYAERWWDNRNPVYRNFPDNCTNFVSQCLHAGEVPMTGYPNIRKGWWQRGNQWSWSWAVAHSFYWYLSGATTGLRAKSVEKPEDLILGDIIAYDFENDGRWNHTTIVVAKDADGMPLVNAHSANSRKRYWNYEDSSKYTPQMKYKFFHIING